In Blattabacterium cuenoti, the following proteins share a genomic window:
- a CDS encoding DEAD/DEAH box helicase: protein MKTFQEYNFFNDNIIKAIEDIGFKYPTPIQEKVIPFLLSSKKDIIALAQTGTGKTAAFGLPIIQKINFKSTFPQALILCPTRELCIQITRDLCTFSKFSLFIKIVSLYGGANINSQIKSLKNKTHIIVGTPGRIIDLIKRKKLYFSEIQYLVLDEADEMLNMGFKDELDYIIEKLPNKRQSLLFSATMSKYINVIAHKYLIDPIEIVTGKKNIVSDDVKHVYYMIESLNKKYLALKRIVDINPDIYGIIFCSTKKETKEIAEFLIKDGYNADALYGDLSQTQRESVMNRFRNKNLQFLVATDVAARGLDVHNITHVINYNLPKESEIYVHRSGRTGRAGNTGISVCIIQTKEIRNLKEFEKKIGKSFDRFMVPTGEEICEKQLFCFIEKVKKAVVDEKLMKKFIPEIQKNLELFDKKELIKRFSWIKFNHFINYYKNSKDLNPVSYSYKYKNNYNYLFNKKRTFSKTKKLKKESFSKLFLNIGFKDNLTKLGLINLINQAVNNSHINIGNIEILSNFSLFEVEKRYRNKILIGMSRINHLGRPLSIEIKN, encoded by the coding sequence TCTTCAAAAAAAGATATTATAGCATTGGCCCAAACCGGAACAGGGAAAACAGCCGCTTTTGGACTTCCAATCATTCAAAAAATAAATTTTAAATCTACTTTTCCTCAAGCTTTAATTTTATGTCCTACAAGAGAATTGTGTATACAAATCACACGTGATCTTTGTACATTTTCAAAATTTTCATTATTTATAAAAATAGTTTCTTTGTATGGAGGAGCTAATATCAATTCTCAAATAAAATCTTTAAAAAATAAAACTCATATTATAGTAGGAACTCCGGGAAGAATTATAGATCTAATCAAGAGAAAAAAATTATACTTTAGTGAAATTCAATATTTAGTACTTGATGAAGCAGATGAAATGCTAAATATGGGATTTAAAGATGAATTAGATTATATAATAGAAAAATTACCAAATAAAAGACAAAGTCTTTTATTTTCGGCAACAATGTCTAAATATATAAACGTAATAGCTCATAAATATTTAATAGATCCTATAGAAATTGTCACAGGAAAAAAGAATATAGTTTCTGATGACGTTAAACACGTTTACTATATGATAGAAAGTTTGAATAAAAAATATTTAGCTTTGAAAAGAATTGTGGATATAAATCCTGATATTTATGGTATTATATTTTGTAGCACTAAAAAAGAAACTAAAGAAATAGCCGAATTTTTAATCAAAGATGGTTATAATGCTGATGCTTTATATGGAGATCTTTCACAAACACAACGTGAATCTGTTATGAATAGATTTAGAAACAAAAATTTACAATTTCTTGTAGCAACAGATGTTGCCGCTCGTGGATTAGATGTTCATAATATCACTCATGTTATAAATTATAATCTTCCAAAAGAAAGTGAAATTTATGTCCATAGAAGTGGACGTACTGGAAGGGCTGGAAATACAGGAATTTCTGTTTGTATTATTCAAACTAAAGAAATCAGAAATTTAAAAGAATTTGAAAAAAAAATTGGAAAAAGTTTTGACCGTTTTATGGTTCCTACTGGAGAAGAAATATGCGAAAAACAACTATTCTGTTTTATAGAAAAAGTAAAAAAAGCAGTTGTAGATGAAAAATTAATGAAAAAATTTATTCCTGAAATACAAAAAAATTTAGAATTATTTGATAAAAAAGAATTGATAAAACGTTTTTCCTGGATTAAATTTAATCATTTTATAAATTATTATAAAAACTCTAAAGATTTAAATCCGGTATCTTACTCTTATAAGTATAAGAATAACTATAATTACTTGTTTAATAAAAAAAGAACTTTTTCGAAAACAAAAAAATTAAAAAAAGAATCTTTTTCTAAACTTTTTTTAAATATAGGATTTAAAGATAATTTAACAAAATTAGGATTGATAAATTTAATTAACCAAGCAGTTAATAATTCACATATTAATATTGGTAATATAGAAATATTATCAAATTTTTCATTATTTGAAGTAGAAAAGCGTTATAGAAATAAAATATTAATAGGAATGAGTAGAATAAATCATCTAGGAAGACCACTTTCAATAGAAATTAAAAACTAA
- the aroC gene encoding chorismate synthase → MAGNIFGNLFRVSTFGESHGTALGGIIDGCPSGIELNLKEIQYELNRRKPGQSSIVSQRNEPDKVNFLSGIFENKTTGTPIGFIIYNKDHKSDDYNHIKEVYRPSHSDLTYEKKYGIRDYRGGGRSSARETTCRVVAGAIAKQLIKDIKITSYVSSVGDISINKSYQELDLSRKSIENNPIRCPDPDTAEKMIYEIKKIKNKGDTIGGIITCVIKNIPIGIGEPVFDKLHAELGKAMLSINAVKGFEYGSGFSGTKLTGSQHNDLFKKDGTTKTNLSGGIQGGISNGMDIYFRIALKPIATIMQKQKTIDKHGNFILMEGKGRHDPCVLPRAIPIVESMSALVLADYWMYSKLSKHSSITN, encoded by the coding sequence ATGGCAGGGAATATTTTTGGAAATTTATTTAGAGTTAGTACTTTTGGAGAAAGCCATGGAACAGCATTAGGTGGAATTATTGATGGATGTCCATCAGGAATAGAATTAAATTTGAAGGAAATTCAATATGAATTAAATAGAAGGAAACCTGGACAATCTTCTATAGTTTCTCAAAGAAATGAGCCCGATAAAGTTAACTTTTTATCTGGAATTTTTGAGAACAAAACCACCGGAACTCCTATTGGTTTTATTATTTATAACAAAGATCATAAATCGGATGATTATAATCATATTAAAGAAGTTTATCGTCCATCACATTCAGATTTAACATATGAAAAAAAATATGGAATAAGAGATTACAGAGGAGGAGGACGTTCTTCTGCAAGAGAAACTACATGTAGAGTAGTAGCTGGTGCTATTGCTAAACAATTAATAAAAGATATTAAGATCACATCTTATGTTTCTTCTGTGGGGGATATATCTATAAATAAATCTTATCAAGAATTAGATTTATCAAGGAAATCAATAGAAAATAATCCCATAAGATGCCCTGATCCAGATACTGCGGAAAAAATGATATATGAAATTAAAAAAATAAAAAATAAAGGAGATACAATAGGAGGTATCATTACTTGTGTAATAAAAAATATTCCAATAGGAATTGGAGAACCTGTTTTTGATAAATTACATGCTGAGCTAGGAAAAGCTATGCTTTCAATTAATGCGGTTAAAGGATTTGAATACGGAAGTGGATTTAGTGGAACTAAACTAACTGGTTCTCAACATAATGATTTATTTAAAAAAGATGGAACAACTAAAACAAATTTATCCGGAGGAATACAAGGAGGGATTTCGAATGGAATGGATATTTATTTTAGAATAGCGTTAAAACCTATTGCTACAATAATGCAAAAACAAAAAACTATAGATAAACATGGAAATTTTATCCTTATGGAAGGAAAAGGAAGACATGATCCCTGTGTTTTACCTCGTGCTATACCTATTGTAGAATCTATGAGCGCTTTAGTTTTAGCCGATTATTGGATGTATAGTAAATTATCTAAACATTCTTCAATCACAAATTGA
- the miaA gene encoding tRNA (adenosine(37)-N6)-dimethylallyltransferase MiaA, with product MNQKFLISILGPTCVGKTFLSLFLAEKLKTEILSCDSRQFYKELKIGTSTPTPEELSRISHHFIGHLSIHHIYNAKLFEIDFLRKIDELFTKHTILIMVGGSSLYEKAATEGLSEFPEIRLDIRNHLIYYFQKKGISFLQKEFIKFKKSGESIDINNPRRLIRYLEIVQSTGKSPSFFYKKKKKRDFLILKIGLKMPRYEIYSRINNRVNDMMKIGLLDEAKLYYHYRNLNSLQTIGYKEIFEFFYKGKKDLNNSIEKIKINTRKYAKRQLTWYKKDTSIIWFDPKEKEKILNFILRIVGNTGFEPVTPCL from the coding sequence TTGAATCAAAAATTTCTCATTTCTATTTTAGGTCCTACTTGTGTAGGGAAAACTTTTCTTTCCTTATTTTTAGCTGAAAAACTAAAAACTGAAATTTTATCTTGTGATTCTAGACAATTTTATAAGGAACTAAAAATAGGAACCTCTACCCCGACCCCAGAAGAGTTATCTCGTATTTCTCATCATTTTATCGGACATTTAAGTATTCATCATATTTACAATGCTAAATTATTTGAAATAGATTTTTTAAGAAAAATTGATGAATTATTCACTAAACATACTATATTGATTATGGTAGGAGGATCTAGTTTATATGAAAAAGCAGCAACAGAAGGATTATCTGAATTTCCTGAAATTCGTCTTGATATCAGAAATCATTTAATTTATTATTTTCAAAAAAAAGGAATTTCTTTTTTACAAAAGGAATTTATAAAATTCAAAAAATCAGGTGAATCAATAGATATTAATAATCCCAGACGATTGATTCGATATTTAGAAATCGTTCAATCTACAGGAAAAAGCCCTTCTTTTTTTTACAAAAAAAAAAAGAAAAGAGATTTTTTAATTTTAAAAATAGGATTAAAAATGCCAAGATATGAAATCTATTCTAGAATAAATAATAGAGTAAATGATATGATGAAAATAGGTTTATTAGATGAAGCGAAGCTCTATTATCATTATAGAAATTTAAATAGTTTGCAAACAATAGGATATAAAGAGATATTTGAATTTTTTTATAAAGGAAAAAAAGATTTGAATAATAGTATAGAAAAAATAAAAATAAACACTAGAAAATACGCAAAAAGACAATTAACATGGTACAAAAAAGACACCTCAATCATATGGTTTGATCCAAAAGAAAAAGAAAAGATATTAAATTTTATATTAAGAATAGTGGGCAATACTGGATTCGAACCAGTGACCCCCTGCTTGTAA
- a CDS encoding bifunctional folylpolyglutamate synthase/dihydrofolate synthase, with translation MNYRETVQWIFKRLPIYQKTGLRSYNPGLQRIQNFCSYLGNPQDFFKSIHVGGTNGKGSTVHMLSSILQEEKYRIGLFTSPHLIDFRERITCNGILIEEDFIVDFINKNKKFIEKENISFFEMNTALAFQYFKEKKVNIAIIEVGMGGRFDSTNLINPEISVITNISIDHTETLGNHLLQIASEKAGIIKKNVSVIIGIGRKISKDVRFFFLQEAFKKNAPIYFSIKNRKDSKYKMPFKADYQNLNRSVVLKIISILHYRKNITVSNQSIKKGLKNVIKNTNFKGRWHILQQKNPKIICDIAHNEEGIYMICEQLKKESYERLHLVLGFVKEKKVDQLLKYFSIESFYYFCQPNIDRKYSIHDLTILVDKLFKNRDKINFFPSVKKAFLSAKKKANKNDLILISGSTFVVSEVLLYYKSFFSYI, from the coding sequence TTGAATTATAGAGAAACAGTTCAATGGATTTTTAAACGTCTTCCAATCTATCAAAAAACAGGATTGAGATCATATAATCCAGGGTTACAAAGAATACAAAATTTTTGTTCTTATTTAGGAAATCCTCAAGATTTTTTTAAAAGTATACATGTAGGTGGAACAAATGGAAAAGGATCTACAGTACATATGTTATCTTCTATTTTACAAGAAGAAAAATATAGAATAGGATTGTTCACTTCACCTCATTTAATAGATTTTAGAGAAAGAATAACCTGTAATGGCATTTTGATTGAAGAAGATTTTATTGTAGATTTTATAAATAAAAATAAAAAATTTATAGAAAAAGAAAATATTTCATTTTTTGAAATGAATACAGCTTTAGCTTTTCAATATTTTAAAGAAAAAAAAGTAAATATAGCAATTATAGAAGTAGGGATGGGAGGACGATTTGATTCTACCAATTTGATAAATCCGGAAATATCTGTTATTACAAATATTAGCATAGATCATACAGAAACTCTTGGAAATCATCTATTACAAATCGCTTCGGAAAAAGCTGGAATTATAAAAAAAAATGTATCAGTGATAATAGGAATAGGAAGAAAAATATCGAAAGATGTCCGATTTTTTTTTCTTCAAGAAGCTTTCAAAAAAAATGCTCCAATTTATTTTTCTATAAAAAATAGAAAGGATTCTAAATATAAAATGCCTTTTAAAGCAGATTATCAGAATTTAAATCGAAGTGTAGTATTAAAAATAATAAGTATTTTACATTATAGAAAAAATATCACAGTATCTAATCAATCAATAAAAAAAGGATTAAAAAATGTGATAAAAAATACTAATTTCAAAGGTCGATGGCACATCCTGCAACAAAAAAATCCAAAAATCATTTGTGATATAGCTCATAATGAAGAAGGGATATATATGATTTGTGAACAATTAAAAAAAGAATCATATGAAAGATTACACCTAGTTTTAGGTTTTGTAAAAGAAAAAAAAGTAGACCAGTTATTAAAATATTTTTCCATTGAATCTTTTTATTATTTTTGTCAACCTAATATAGATAGAAAATATTCTATTCATGATTTAACAATATTAGTTGATAAATTATTTAAGAATCGTGATAAAATAAATTTTTTCCCTTCTGTGAAAAAGGCTTTTTTATCTGCTAAAAAGAAAGCAAATAAAAATGATTTGATTTTAATAAGTGGAAGTACATTTGTTGTATCTGAGGTCTTGTTATATTATAAGAGTTTTTTTTCTTACATTTGA
- the glnS gene encoding glutamine--tRNA ligase, which yields MTSNYFSEIESYLHFIEKIIEEDIKNGFPVKKIRFRFPPEPNGFLHIGHVKAICLNFELSKKYKSPINLRFDDTNPIGEDRNFIDSIKKDIIFLGFHWDNESYASDYFHKLYEWATELIKKNKAYVDDQPKNIIQFQRKNPFEIGIDSHYRNRSIEENLLLFEKMKNGFFKEGSCVLRAKINMSSSNMNMRDPIMYRILRKKHHRTGYKWCIYPTYDWTHGLCDYIEQISHSLCSLEFENRRPLYNWYLDQIYTEKKDKIRPKQIEFSRLNLSHTITSKRKIQYLIEKKIIQSWDDPRILTISGLRRKGYTSVALKNFIHKIGITKRNNIIDISFLEFWIREHLNKIASRVMVVLHPIKLIIDNYLNTTEWIEAENNPEDSSFGNRKVPFSKFIYIEKDDFLEKEEKNFFRLCIGKEVRLKNAYIIKANSIIKNYKGKIKEIHCTYDPKSQSGKKSKIEKKGRVKSTLHWVSIKHSFPIKVNLYNPLFLKRNPDIDFDKHINPKSEDKIMGYAEPYLKKAKKGDHFQFQRVGYFYVDSDITNDKNQIIFNQTVSIKNKWKRKKL from the coding sequence TTGACTTCAAATTATTTTTCGGAAATAGAATCATATTTACATTTTATTGAAAAAATTATAGAGGAAGATATAAAAAATGGATTTCCTGTAAAAAAAATTAGATTCCGTTTTCCTCCTGAACCTAATGGGTTTCTTCATATTGGGCATGTCAAAGCTATATGTTTGAATTTTGAATTAAGCAAAAAATATAAATCTCCAATCAATTTAAGATTTGATGATACTAACCCTATAGGAGAAGACAGAAATTTTATAGATTCTATAAAAAAAGATATTATTTTTTTAGGTTTTCATTGGGACAATGAAAGTTATGCTTCAGATTATTTTCATAAACTTTATGAATGGGCTACAGAATTAATTAAAAAAAACAAAGCTTATGTAGATGATCAACCTAAAAACATCATCCAATTTCAAAGAAAAAATCCTTTTGAAATTGGAATTGATAGCCACTATAGAAATAGGTCTATAGAAGAAAATCTGTTACTATTCGAAAAAATGAAAAACGGATTTTTTAAAGAAGGATCTTGTGTTCTAAGAGCTAAAATTAATATGAGTTCTTCAAATATGAATATGCGAGATCCAATTATGTATAGAATTTTGCGAAAAAAACATCATAGAACTGGATACAAATGGTGTATTTATCCTACTTATGATTGGACACATGGTTTATGTGATTATATAGAACAAATATCTCATTCTTTATGTTCCTTGGAATTTGAAAATAGACGCCCGTTATATAATTGGTATTTAGATCAAATTTATACTGAAAAAAAAGATAAAATCAGACCAAAACAAATAGAATTTTCAAGATTAAATTTAAGTCATACTATAACCAGTAAAAGAAAAATTCAATATTTAATTGAAAAAAAAATTATTCAATCTTGGGATGATCCACGTATTTTAACAATATCTGGATTACGCCGTAAAGGATACACTTCTGTTGCTTTAAAAAATTTTATTCATAAAATAGGAATTACAAAAAGGAACAATATTATAGATATATCTTTTTTAGAATTTTGGATTAGAGAACATTTAAACAAAATAGCTTCCAGAGTTATGGTAGTATTACATCCAATTAAATTAATTATTGATAATTACTTAAATACGACTGAATGGATAGAAGCAGAAAATAATCCAGAAGATTCTAGTTTTGGAAATAGAAAGGTTCCTTTTTCCAAGTTTATATATATTGAAAAAGATGATTTTTTAGAAAAAGAAGAAAAAAATTTTTTTCGTCTTTGTATTGGAAAAGAAGTAAGACTTAAAAACGCTTATATCATAAAAGCAAATTCTATAATCAAAAATTATAAAGGAAAAATAAAGGAAATACATTGTACCTATGACCCAAAAAGTCAATCTGGAAAAAAGAGCAAAATTGAAAAAAAAGGAAGAGTAAAAAGTACTTTACACTGGGTGTCGATAAAACATTCTTTTCCCATAAAAGTTAATTTATATAACCCTCTTTTTCTAAAAAGAAATCCAGATATAGATTTTGATAAACATATTAATCCTAAATCAGAAGATAAAATTATGGGTTATGCGGAACCTTACTTAAAAAAAGCAAAAAAAGGAGATCATTTTCAATTTCAACGAGTTGGTTATTTTTATGTGGATAGTGATATTACAAATGATAAAAATCAAATTATATTCAATCAAACAGTATCTATAAAAAATAAATGGAAAAGAAAAAAACTCTAG
- the rpoC gene encoding DNA-directed RNA polymerase subunit beta', whose translation MNRKKNNKFNKITIRLASPEVILKESHGEVLKPETINYRTHKPERDGLFCERIFGPVKDYECACGKYKRIRYKGIICDRCGVEVTEKKVRRERMGHISLVVPVVHIWCFRSSPNKIGYLLGLPSKKLEMIIYYERYVVVQVGLGLRSDGSSFQKGDFLIEEEYLQVLNKLPKGNQLLEDSDTNKFIAKMGAECIEDLLNRVDLDSLSVELRNQAHNETSKQRRIEALKRLQVVESFKEGKKNGGNPSWMIIHVLAVIPPELRPLVPLDGGRYAASDMTDLYRRVLIRNNRLKRLIEIKAPEVILRNEKRMLQEAVDSLFDNSRKVSAVKSEANRPLKSLSDALKGKQGRFRQNLLGKRVDYSARSVIVVGPHLKLHECGLPKDMAAELYKPFIIRKLIERGIVKTVKSSKKIIDKRDPMIWDILENVLKGHPILLNRAPTLHRLGIQAFQPKLIEGKAIQLHPLVCAAFNADFDGDQMAVHLPLSHGAILEAQLLMLASQNILNPANGSPITVPSQDMVLGLYYMTKPLLSDSKRKVKGEGLIFYSSEEVEIAYNQSIVDLHALIKVKVNLREKEKFFNKIIETTVGRVLFNQVVPKKVGFINESLTKKSLREIIGKILYLTDVPTTANFLDDIKELGFYNAFKGGLSFGLGDIIIPDNKRKMVDHAIKQVDNVKMNYNMGLITNNERYNQVIDIWTNTNAMLTEKVMKYMREDRQGFNPVYMMLDSGARGSKEQIRQLSGMRGLMAKPQKAGSSGGEIIENPILSNFREGLSILEYFISTHGARKGLADTALKTADAGYLTRRLVDAAQDVIIKIEDCKTLRGLEISALKKNEEIVETLFDRILGRISLNDIYRKNQLMVSAGDMIDEKTAELIDKSGIELVEVRSPLTCEAKMGICSKCYGRNLSTGEIVQKGEAVGVIAAQSIGEPGTQLTLRTFHVGGTAGNITESSQIKAKYDGIVEFEDLKFVNTKQNSDPMMKGIVVSRSTEMKLFNLKKSSVLMVNNIPYGASLYVKHGDQLKAGDMICKWDLYNAVIVAEFTGVISYQHLEQGVTFQVEIDEQTGFKEKVITEVRNKNLIPTLKIINEKNEELKVYNLPVGAHLMVDDEEKINIGKILVKVPRRTAKSGDITGGLPRLSELFEARNPSNPAVVSEMDGIVSHGKIKRGNREIIVESKTGEIRKYLVKLSNQILVQENDYVKAGMPLSDGAVTPNDILNIRGPRAVQEYLVKEIQEVYRLQGVKINDKHFEVIVLQMMRKVEVIDVGDTKFLEGNIEYKDDFIEENDRISQMKVVEDSGDSEIFKNGDIISYRDFRNENTVLKYKNKKLIKTRSAIPATARPILQGITRAALQTKSFISAASFQETTKVLSEAAISSKIDYLHGLKENVIVGHKIPAGTGLREYENLFPDILS comes from the coding sequence ATGAATAGAAAAAAAAACAATAAATTTAATAAAATAACTATTCGATTAGCTTCTCCAGAAGTTATACTTAAGGAATCACATGGAGAAGTATTAAAGCCAGAAACAATCAATTATAGAACACATAAACCAGAAAGAGATGGACTCTTTTGTGAACGAATTTTTGGTCCCGTGAAAGATTATGAGTGTGCCTGTGGTAAATATAAAAGAATTCGTTATAAAGGGATTATTTGTGATAGATGTGGAGTAGAAGTTACCGAAAAAAAAGTCAGAAGAGAACGTATGGGACATATAAGTCTTGTAGTCCCTGTTGTTCATATATGGTGTTTTCGATCTTCTCCTAATAAGATTGGATATTTATTAGGTTTACCTTCTAAAAAACTTGAAATGATTATTTATTATGAACGATATGTTGTTGTTCAAGTAGGTTTAGGGTTACGTTCAGATGGATCTTCTTTTCAAAAAGGAGATTTTCTTATTGAAGAAGAATATTTACAAGTTTTAAATAAACTTCCAAAAGGAAATCAGTTACTAGAAGATTCTGATACAAATAAGTTTATTGCTAAAATGGGAGCGGAATGTATAGAGGATCTTTTAAATAGAGTCGATTTGGATTCTCTATCTGTAGAACTAAGAAATCAAGCTCATAATGAAACTTCTAAACAAAGACGTATTGAAGCCTTGAAACGTTTACAGGTTGTTGAATCTTTTAAGGAAGGAAAAAAAAATGGAGGAAATCCATCTTGGATGATTATTCATGTATTGGCTGTTATTCCCCCTGAATTACGACCTTTGGTTCCTTTGGATGGAGGACGTTATGCTGCTTCTGATATGACTGATTTATACCGTCGTGTCCTTATAAGAAATAATCGTTTAAAAAGACTTATAGAAATTAAAGCGCCCGAAGTAATTTTACGAAATGAAAAAAGAATGCTGCAAGAAGCAGTAGATTCCCTTTTTGATAATTCAAGAAAAGTTTCTGCTGTAAAATCAGAAGCTAATCGTCCTTTAAAATCTTTATCTGATGCGTTAAAAGGGAAACAAGGGCGTTTTAGACAGAATCTTCTTGGAAAAAGAGTAGATTATTCTGCTCGATCTGTTATTGTAGTAGGCCCGCATTTAAAATTGCATGAATGCGGATTACCTAAAGATATGGCTGCAGAACTTTATAAACCTTTTATTATACGGAAATTAATTGAAAGGGGGATAGTAAAAACAGTAAAATCTTCAAAAAAAATTATTGATAAAAGAGATCCCATGATATGGGACATTTTAGAAAATGTTTTAAAAGGGCATCCTATATTATTAAACCGGGCTCCTACTTTGCACAGGTTGGGAATTCAAGCTTTCCAACCTAAATTAATAGAGGGAAAAGCAATTCAATTACATCCTTTAGTTTGTGCGGCTTTTAATGCAGATTTTGATGGGGATCAAATGGCAGTTCATTTACCGTTATCTCATGGAGCTATATTAGAGGCTCAACTTTTAATGTTAGCTTCTCAAAATATATTAAATCCTGCTAATGGTTCTCCTATTACAGTTCCTTCCCAAGATATGGTATTAGGATTATATTATATGACTAAACCTTTACTATCAGATTCCAAAAGAAAAGTTAAAGGGGAGGGACTGATTTTTTATTCTTCAGAAGAAGTGGAAATAGCATATAATCAAAGTATAGTAGATTTGCATGCTTTGATTAAAGTTAAAGTTAATCTTCGTGAAAAAGAAAAATTTTTTAATAAAATAATAGAAACGACTGTAGGAAGAGTGTTATTTAATCAAGTAGTCCCTAAAAAAGTCGGATTTATTAATGAATCTCTTACAAAAAAATCTCTTAGAGAAATTATAGGTAAAATATTATATCTTACAGATGTACCTACTACTGCTAATTTTTTAGATGATATTAAAGAATTAGGTTTTTATAATGCATTTAAAGGTGGATTATCTTTTGGATTAGGAGATATTATTATTCCTGATAACAAGAGAAAGATGGTAGATCATGCAATAAAACAAGTAGATAATGTAAAAATGAATTATAACATGGGATTAATCACGAATAATGAACGTTATAATCAAGTTATTGATATATGGACAAATACCAACGCTATGCTTACGGAAAAAGTAATGAAATACATGCGTGAAGATAGACAAGGATTTAATCCCGTGTATATGATGCTAGATTCTGGAGCAAGAGGTTCTAAAGAGCAAATACGTCAGCTGTCAGGAATGCGGGGTTTAATGGCTAAACCTCAAAAAGCAGGATCCTCTGGAGGGGAAATTATTGAAAATCCCATTTTATCCAATTTTAGAGAAGGACTTTCTATTTTAGAATATTTTATATCTACTCATGGAGCCAGAAAAGGATTAGCAGATACTGCATTAAAAACTGCAGATGCTGGATATCTTACGAGACGTTTAGTAGATGCTGCTCAAGATGTTATTATAAAAATAGAAGATTGTAAAACTTTACGTGGATTAGAAATTTCTGCATTGAAAAAAAATGAAGAGATCGTTGAAACTTTATTTGATAGAATTTTAGGACGTATATCTTTAAATGATATTTATAGAAAAAATCAATTAATGGTTTCTGCAGGTGATATGATTGATGAAAAAACAGCAGAGTTAATTGATAAATCTGGGATTGAACTTGTGGAAGTTAGATCTCCTTTAACTTGTGAAGCAAAAATGGGAATCTGCTCTAAATGTTACGGGCGTAATTTATCTACAGGAGAAATAGTTCAAAAAGGAGAAGCTGTAGGAGTTATTGCGGCACAATCAATTGGAGAGCCAGGCACTCAGTTAACTTTACGTACTTTTCATGTTGGAGGTACGGCAGGAAATATTACAGAGTCTTCACAAATAAAAGCGAAATATGATGGAATTGTAGAATTTGAAGACTTAAAATTTGTAAATACAAAACAGAATTCTGATCCTATGATGAAAGGAATAGTCGTTTCTAGATCTACAGAAATGAAACTTTTCAATTTAAAAAAATCATCTGTCTTAATGGTGAATAATATTCCTTATGGAGCTTCTTTATATGTAAAACATGGAGATCAATTGAAAGCCGGAGATATGATTTGCAAATGGGATCTATATAATGCAGTTATTGTTGCAGAATTTACTGGTGTAATATCTTATCAACATTTGGAGCAAGGCGTTACTTTTCAAGTAGAAATAGACGAACAAACTGGATTTAAAGAAAAAGTAATAACGGAAGTTAGAAACAAAAATTTAATACCAACGTTAAAAATTATTAATGAAAAAAATGAAGAATTAAAAGTGTATAATTTACCGGTAGGGGCTCATTTAATGGTAGATGATGAAGAAAAAATAAATATAGGAAAGATATTAGTAAAGGTTCCAAGAAGAACTGCTAAATCAGGTGATATCACAGGAGGGTTACCTCGTCTATCTGAATTGTTTGAAGCACGTAATCCATCTAATCCTGCGGTAGTATCAGAGATGGATGGAATAGTAAGTCATGGAAAAATAAAAAGAGGGAATAGAGAGATTATTGTAGAATCTAAAACAGGAGAAATTAGAAAATATCTTGTAAAATTATCTAATCAAATACTTGTGCAGGAAAATGATTACGTAAAAGCAGGAATGCCTTTATCAGATGGAGCAGTTACTCCTAATGATATTTTAAATATAAGGGGCCCTAGAGCTGTTCAAGAATATTTAGTAAAAGAGATACAGGAGGTATATCGTTTACAAGGAGTAAAAATTAATGATAAACATTTTGAAGTTATTGTTTTACAAATGATGAGAAAAGTAGAAGTTATAGATGTAGGAGACACTAAATTTTTGGAAGGAAACATAGAATATAAAGACGATTTTATAGAAGAAAATGACAGAATATCTCAAATGAAAGTAGTTGAAGATTCCGGGGATTCTGAAATATTTAAAAATGGAGATATTATTAGTTACAGGGATTTCAGAAATGAAAATACAGTTTTAAAATATAAAAATAAAAAATTAATAAAAACCAGAAGCGCAATTCCTGCTACAGCAAGACCTATATTACAAGGGATCACAAGAGCTGCGTTACAAACTAAATCTTTTATATCTGCCGCTTCATTTCAAGAAACAACAAAAGTTTTAAGTGAGGCAGCTATAAGTAGCAAAATTGATTATTTACATGGATTAAAGGAAAATGTAATTGTAGGGCATAAAATTCCTGCAGGAACTGGATTGAGAGAATATGAAAATCTTTTTCCAGATATATTATCTTAA